A region from the Saccharomonospora azurea NA-128 genome encodes:
- a CDS encoding NUDIX hydrolase: MFGGDDGFVRCGCGRRHWGPLGAAGLLLTHPSRGVLLQHRARWTHHGSTWALPGGAVLPGETPVEAAVRETEEETAVPSGSVHVLASCVADHGAWGYTTVLATVRHEVRPRVANCESAALRWVPPDDVESYELHGEFAEAWPALREQLDRRLTVVVDAANVVGARPDGWWRDRAAAATRLRDRLAHLASAGVPAPRLGLGPDARWRWWPRIVLVTEGRARGIGAVDGVDVVEAPGEGDDTVVTTVAEARASGPRDHVVVATADRELRRRVAEYGVTFVGPGELWSLLDQASAGRDGVA, from the coding sequence ATGTTCGGTGGTGACGACGGATTCGTCCGCTGCGGCTGCGGGCGACGGCACTGGGGGCCGCTTGGCGCGGCGGGTCTGCTCCTGACCCATCCAAGTCGTGGCGTGTTGCTTCAGCACCGCGCTCGATGGACCCATCACGGCAGCACGTGGGCGTTGCCCGGCGGTGCCGTGCTGCCCGGTGAGACACCGGTCGAGGCGGCGGTCCGGGAAACGGAGGAGGAGACCGCGGTGCCCTCGGGTTCCGTGCACGTTCTCGCGTCGTGCGTCGCGGACCACGGTGCGTGGGGCTACACCACCGTGCTGGCGACGGTGCGTCACGAGGTGCGGCCTCGGGTGGCGAACTGCGAGAGCGCCGCCCTGCGGTGGGTGCCGCCCGACGACGTCGAGTCGTACGAGCTGCACGGCGAGTTCGCCGAGGCCTGGCCCGCGCTGCGGGAACAGCTGGACCGCCGGCTCACGGTCGTCGTGGACGCGGCCAACGTGGTGGGGGCCCGGCCCGACGGCTGGTGGCGCGATCGGGCCGCGGCCGCGACCCGCCTGCGTGACCGGCTCGCCCACCTCGCGAGCGCGGGTGTCCCGGCGCCCCGGCTCGGTCTCGGCCCCGACGCCCGGTGGCGCTGGTGGCCTCGCATCGTGCTCGTGACGGAGGGGCGGGCGCGAGGGATCGGCGCGGTGGACGGTGTCGACGTCGTCGAGGCTCCCGGGGAGGGCGACGACACGGTGGTGACGACCGTCGCCGAGGCGCGGGCGAGCGGGCCGCGCGACCACGTCGTCGTGGCGACGGCCGACCGGGAGTTGCGGCGGCGGGTGGCGGAGTACGGCGTCACGTTCGTCGGCCCCGGCGAGCTG
- a CDS encoding ROK family protein, with translation MPAIGVDVGGTSVRAGVVDDDGCVVDFARVATPGAEDALEDAITTVVDELRARHTVEAVGLAVAGFVRPDRRAVLFAPHLPWRAAPVADRMSGRLGVPVTLEHDANAAAVGEHRFGAARGAEVALLLALGTGIGAGLLLGGRIFRGAHGVAPELGHLRVVPDGRPCPCGRRGCWERYCSGTALAATAVELLARHGSRSTVLARDATDLAAVTGRRVAHAAREGDPVALEAFADLARWLGEGLALIADVYDPEVIVLAGGVTESAPLFADEAREHYARVLTGAGHRPLARIRTSQLGDATAIVGAATLARERA, from the coding sequence ATGCCCGCGATCGGAGTTGACGTCGGCGGGACCAGCGTGCGAGCGGGTGTCGTGGACGACGACGGGTGTGTCGTCGACTTCGCCCGGGTCGCGACGCCTGGTGCCGAGGACGCGTTGGAGGATGCCATCACCACCGTGGTCGACGAGCTGCGGGCTCGGCACACGGTGGAGGCCGTCGGGCTTGCGGTGGCGGGGTTCGTCCGGCCCGACCGGCGTGCGGTGCTCTTCGCGCCCCACCTGCCCTGGCGCGCCGCTCCGGTGGCCGACCGGATGTCCGGACGGCTGGGCGTCCCCGTGACGTTGGAGCACGACGCCAACGCCGCCGCGGTCGGTGAACATCGTTTCGGTGCGGCGCGCGGTGCGGAAGTCGCACTGCTGCTCGCGCTCGGCACCGGCATCGGTGCCGGGTTGCTGCTCGGCGGGCGGATCTTCCGCGGTGCCCACGGTGTGGCACCCGAGCTCGGTCACCTGCGGGTGGTGCCCGACGGCCGGCCCTGCCCGTGCGGGCGGCGCGGGTGCTGGGAGAGGTACTGCAGTGGGACCGCTCTCGCCGCCACCGCGGTCGAGCTGCTGGCCCGCCACGGGTCTCGCTCCACCGTGCTGGCGCGCGACGCGACGGACCTCGCGGCCGTCACCGGGCGCCGCGTCGCCCACGCCGCACGCGAGGGCGACCCCGTGGCGTTGGAGGCGTTCGCCGACCTGGCGCGGTGGCTCGGCGAAGGGCTCGCGCTGATCGCCGACGTCTACGATCCGGAGGTCATCGTGCTCGCCGGCGGTGTCACGGAGTCGGCGCCCCTCTTCGCGGACGAGGCTCGCGAGCACTACGCCAGGGTGCTCACCGGGGCCGGGCACCGCCCGCTCGCCCGGATCCGCACCTCGCAGCTCGGTGATGCGACCGCGATCGTGGGCGCTGCGACGCTGGCCCGCGAGCGGGCCTGA
- a CDS encoding ArsA family ATPase, protein MRVLLFTGKGGVGKTTLAAATGACLARRGRKTLVVSTDPAHSLSDAVGVRLSDEPSEVDSHLYGAQLGARALVDDVWDSLRRELASALSGLGVDALDAEELTVLPGVDELLSLSRVQRLADEGPWENVVVDCGPTAETLRLLALPDAAVGYLRRLSGWRSTTRVARSVDRFAAHVESLRALLTDRDTTTVRLVLTPERVVAAETRRTLTALALRGIAVDGVVVNRMMPAAGWWRGAAASWLRTRRAQQDEVVAELRQGGLTGRTLRTVEHRAVEPVGVEALLEIADELYGETNPLVGESTATTLLQTTEVDGGFRLRIGMPLDKDSEVALARVDDDLAVTVDGFRRLVALPEALRPYTLTGAESDARGLVVHLEKPE, encoded by the coding sequence GTGCGGGTCCTGCTGTTCACCGGGAAGGGGGGCGTCGGCAAGACGACGCTCGCCGCGGCCACGGGAGCGTGCCTGGCCCGCCGTGGCCGCAAGACCCTGGTGGTCTCCACGGACCCCGCCCACTCGCTGTCCGACGCGGTGGGCGTGCGGCTCTCCGACGAGCCCTCCGAAGTGGACAGCCACCTGTACGGCGCGCAGCTCGGCGCCCGCGCGTTGGTCGACGACGTGTGGGACTCGCTGCGTCGCGAGCTGGCCTCCGCGCTGTCGGGGTTGGGAGTGGACGCGCTCGACGCCGAGGAGCTCACCGTGCTGCCCGGTGTGGACGAACTCCTGTCGCTGAGCCGGGTACAACGGCTCGCGGACGAGGGCCCGTGGGAGAACGTCGTGGTGGACTGCGGTCCCACGGCCGAGACCCTGCGCCTGCTGGCATTGCCGGACGCCGCCGTGGGTTACCTCCGGCGCCTGTCGGGGTGGCGCTCGACGACACGCGTGGCCCGGTCGGTCGACCGCTTCGCCGCCCACGTCGAATCACTCCGTGCGCTGCTCACCGATCGCGACACCACCACCGTGCGCCTCGTGCTCACCCCCGAGCGGGTGGTGGCCGCCGAAACGAGACGCACGCTGACGGCGCTGGCGCTGCGTGGGATCGCGGTCGACGGCGTCGTCGTGAACCGGATGATGCCCGCGGCGGGATGGTGGCGTGGCGCGGCAGCCTCGTGGTTGCGCACCCGCCGGGCCCAGCAGGACGAGGTGGTCGCCGAGCTGCGGCAGGGCGGTCTCACCGGCCGGACGCTGCGGACGGTCGAACACCGCGCGGTCGAGCCGGTGGGTGTGGAGGCGCTCCTGGAGATCGCGGACGAGCTCTACGGCGAGACCAACCCGCTCGTGGGAGAGTCGACAGCGACCACGCTGCTGCAGACCACGGAGGTCGACGGCGGGTTCCGGCTGCGGATCGGCATGCCGTTGGACAAGGACTCCGAGGTCGCACTCGCGCGTGTCGACGACGACCTCGCCGTGACCGTCGACGGTTTCCGCAGACTGGTCGCGCTGCCGGAGGCCCTCCGGCCCTACACGCTGACCGGCGCGGAGTCCGACGCGCGCGGACTGGTGGTCCACTTGGAGAAGCCGGAATGA